ATGAGAGTCGACTTGATATTTATTACAAAGTACAATACTATCCGTGTACGCGCAGAACTGCTGAACGCATCTCAACAGACGACAATAACGAAACGCAGACGGCAGACGCCAGGAACACATATATAAGCCTGATTCCATTTTTCTAAATTAAGATCTTCCGATCATTCCAACCAAACTTGAATAAATGGGGCTCTCCCGCCGTGGTTTGGTGGTAGGAAACTACTGCCACGACGTCCTCCTCCGAGACGACGTCGTAATTGCAGAATCCTTGGGGGGTGCAGCCTCCTTCATCTccaacattttctctctcctctcaatccCCTGCGATTACATCTCCATAGTTGGCTCTGATTTCAGCTACAATCACTCTGTTTTCAGCTCTCCGATTGTTTCTTCCACCTCAAAAACCACTGTTTTCCATGCCCATTTCCCCTCAGCTCACCCCACAAACGACGGGCTACCCGTTTCAGATCGGACTCTCAAACGGGTCATTGCATGTGACCCGATTCGACCCTCTGAGCTGCCCACTTCTAACTCGGGCAAAAGTTTTGATTTCGGGATGGCTGTGGGTGTGGGAGGGGAGATTCTGCCTGAGACTTTGGAGAAATTGGTTGAGATTTGTGATATTGTGTTTGTTGATGTTCAAGGGTTAATTAGAGAATTTGATGAAATTGATGGTACTGTTAGATTAATTAAGCTTAAGGAGACCAACTATTACCCTTTGCTATCAAAGATTGGGTTTCTAAAGGCTTCTGCTGAAGAAGCAGAGTTTCTGGATATTGAGGAAGTGAGGAAGCTTTGTTGTGTGGTGGTAACTTATGGTGAGATGGGTTGTAAGGTGTTCTGGAAAGACGGGGAGGTTGATATTTCGCCATTTTCAACGGTTCAGGTTGATCCTACTGGTGCTGGGGATAGTTTGTTAGGTGGGTTTGTTGCTGGTCTTTCTCTTGGATTAGCTGTTCCTGATGCTGCATTGTTGGGCAACTTTTTTGGGTCTTTGACTGTTTCCCAATTAGGGTTGCCTAAGTTTGATTCCAAGTTGTTGCAGGTTTGTAATCTAACCCTGCATGATGTGTTGGTGATGTTTTCATGTCTAAGTGATTTTGATTCTAAAGTTGATGTTCTCTCTCATTGGTGTTTCTGTTGAGCTAAAATGTTTGTCTTGTTTGTTGAAATAATGTTGTATGTTGAGTTTTCGGCTTTAGTTGCTTGGGACTTGGGTTATAGGCTTCTTCATGATGTCGTTTTTGTATTGTGCTTAGTATGatattttgttgtttgtttgtcTTGAATGCCTTTAGTGAAGTTGGCTCCTTTCTTGATTAGCTATTTTTTGGTTGGAACATGTTCACAGAAATGGAGCTAAGAAAATTGTAAAATGGGTATGAACAGGTAGGAGGTCATTTCTTTGGGAGCTGGCCTTAGATACTCTTATCCTGATAGGTGAACAGTTGAACACTGAAGTGTTTATGATTAATTAAGTGTTTCGTTAATGGAGTAATGGTGTCTAGATTGATGCTATTACTGCCTATTAGCATGGAATTTTCTGTATGAGAAGTGAAGTTATGATTGATTGATGTCTCTCAGTTTCTGCTTATACCATGTCATTTTGAAACATTTGGGCTTCTGAGATCAGAGATGATGACAAAGaagtatacttcgtattagatttCAGGGATGATGGCATATATACTGTACAAACGTTGCAGATATATGTGCCTGGTGAGTTATGTGAGACTGATCTGCATTTCATAATATCTTGATGCCCGCCCATAATATAATTTGCTCACAGCTCATATAGTCATAGTGCTGAAGGGGCTTTTCAATCAAGTTGGTTCTGATTAGAGTTAAGAGCTGGTGCTATTATTCGACATTGTTACTTTGTTAGTTTATGTTCCGTTTTTCATCTATGTTTATGGGACTAATCATTCCACTCAAAGTACTTGTGTTGGGTCCTTGACACTCTAAAGGGTGTGGACActttgacacttcattttagaTCAATAACATGGCTTTTCCCCATAAAATAGCAGTCTAGCACTTTGGACACGTACCCATATCTGACATGTGTTCTAGAGTCCGTTTAACATAGGTTATGCGAAGAACTCTAAAGGACACGACTTTATAACAATTGTCTGCTGCGATTTCTCTGGTTTATAGCAATAATTTGCATTGGTGATCCCCCTCTTTTCTTCTGCTTTGAACTTATGTGATGGCTGACTACTATATTTCTGAAGTTTTGGCCTTAACACAAGAAATCCATGTTGTTCCTAGATTATTTGCAAGATTTGTCCTCTGGTAGTCAGTTATGTGTTGATGACCTGACAACATAATTACCTGGTCACCTTTTTTTATCGAAACTGTTGTGTTCCCGTGTCATAGTTTCAGTCATACTCATTAAACGTGTCGAAGAAGTATAACCCCTCGTCTGAACTAGGACTCTATGAGAACTGCTGTTTTGTGTTTTCATTATTACCACTGTAGCCTAATGCTCCTTACTACGGAGTACCTTAGAAGTTAGACAATTAGGGGCATCCTTTGTTTTCATTAGCACATTTCGGACCTTTGTTGATGCTCTGCTATTATCAATAATTTGTTTCTATCATCATTCATCTCATTTTTTTACTGCCAGAAAGAAACGGAAGGAGAAACAGTTACTGACAATGATTACCCTTATTTTCATTCTCAGAGAGTCAAAGATGAGGTGCAAAACAGATCATTACAGTGTGCTCATCACCGAGGTGGAGATACAAATGCGCTTTTGTTTTCAAAACCTCCCGGACACGAGCAATTCTACGCGTCTCTTAATGCCATCAGACACACATTTTCATTGCCCAAACAAGAATGTAGAAGGGATGTACCAGATATGCATAATCTTACAACTACAGCTGTAAATCACAGTATAAAGCATCAGTGTAGTGGGCAGAAGTTCTTGCATGATCCTGTATATGATGAAGCAGTTGAACCCCTCGAAGGTACACAATCATAGACACGAAAAACATACACGGATACACCCTTACTCTCTTCTTTGTAGTTTGTTTGTCATCTCTTTGTATTTTGTAATGCAATGCAGCAATCCTGTTTAGAATAAGTTGAGGTACTAGATCCTCCTACTCACTGAAATAGGTCACAACTCACATTAGTTAGGAATTTTGTAATTGAAGCGGAATCCCGTTTCTTTTGTTGTAATTTGTAAATGCCTAATCTCGATTGAGGTGTTAATTAAGATGCTCTTCCACTACTCAGTTTTCTGATTTCTCAGGTGTATACTGATATGCAAACTGACTAACAGGTAGATTTTTGCAATACACAGAAAACTATGAAATTGCTAGGTACTTTGTTGAACTTTTGTGAGTCAACCCTTTTCATTTATCAACATAACACCTGAATGAATCTCATATCTTATGTTGTACATTGGATGTGTCAGTTGTCATGTGTGTGGTTAACGCTTACAAATATGGTTGATACCTGGGATCAACTTATTAATCATCCCTCTAGAGTCTAGACTAGCGCAATTAGCCAATTTGATCATGGGAAATTTGCCATATTTTAGAGTGGAAAGCAGTTTCAGATATTATGAATTACAAGTAATATACTTTATTACATTAAACTGTCCGATTAAATCATTATTGTCTACCCTCAAATAAATTTATTACGAGTATAACATGTTACACCATATTGTCTCTATCTCAAAAACACAGAGAGCATGTTTGGTATGCTTCTTTTAAAGGGCTGAAAAGTGAAAACGGATTCACTTAAGCGATTCTGTTTGGCAGCGTTTGTTTTGCGGGTTTGGATAACAATTACCGTTTCTCAGGTGTAACAGATTGTTAGTGAATTCATTTATTACCGCTCCTAACCCAGCCGTAACAGATTGTTAGTTGCTCAATCTCAAAATTTCAGAACACTACtgtacggggtgtcctaccggcaccacctggtaccggcagaactccccGTACGTAAACTTAACCTGCAGGTAACCTGGTCATCTTAGGTAAATATCCTCTACCGGCATTTCTGCGAGACAGCCTACCGGCATTATCATGGAGACAACCAGCCAAGGGtcactatcaacaggtcgctatctaaccacaagggacctaccaaatcgtacccttggattggtctatataaggagcacctcatttattgctatgaggtacacaaacacttaaacacacttctttcttactctctaatcatttcttaatcatctcttaatctctcagtaatcttacttaagcatcggaggggggatcctcgaaccacccccgaggctagttaatccattctgttgtgcagatatcaaccggcaatctcgacaggaatccagtatcccacagtcagctgttctcattccacacccggaacaattggcgctagaaggaggggaccttATCCCTTGAAACGGTAGAACAGTCAGCATGGATTTCTCACAGAAAGACggtaaaaaatcaaagaaaagtcaAGAAAAAGCAACAACCCCACAACCGGCGACAACCTCCAAGTTCCAACCCTCACTTCTAAACCCCGTCCATCCGTCACAAGCACAATCAGTTATCAGCCCAATAACAAAAAACACCTCGATACCGGCACAAAGGGAATTTACAGTGGAGGACGATGAGGAGTTAGAAATAGAAAGCCCTGCCAGAGAGCAACCGAAAACTCCGCTGGAACAGACGCTGCAGGAACGCCTGTCTCCCCTGTCGGAAGTATTCACGGGAGAGCAATTGAAAACACTGTCAGCGGTGATGGCCGCTTTGTCAGAACTACCAGCCTCGCAGCAGCCAGGATCAGTCAGCAGTCTAAGAAAGACCAGGCCGACGGTTCCCCAGTTACCTGTTAGGGATCTCCTAACCGCCCTGAATCAAGAAAACACCTCAGAAAAAAGAAAGCGCACGGATCCGGCGGAAACAGAATGGCCGGAAACAGAGCAAGTCCCCATCGTGGAATACGAACGAAGAGCGCCGGTTCTACAGATAGCTAGACGGCAGACAATCCAGCCAAAGGATTCTCCCCTGTGCCGAGAAATCCTAGAAGAAAGGATGGAAAGGATAAAAATCCCGACAGGGAGATACGATGGGACGACAGATCCGGAGGATCACTGCACCACATTCGAACAGCACATGATGTTGTACACTGATTCTGATGCCATGTGGTGCAAAGTGTTCCCATCCACACTCCTAGGAGTTGCAGCGAGCTGGTATAAGGGCATAGAGGCACACTCCATATACAGCTTCCGACAGCTGCAGGCGTCGTTTTTGTCACGATTTGTGAGCaaacagaagagaaagaaatcATCGGGAGAGTTGATGTCGTTCGCTCAAAGAGATAGAGAGCCGTTAAGGGATTATCTCACCCGCTTTAACAACGAGTCAATCACTATCCCCAATTTGCAGCAGGAGGTTGCCGTTCTGGCTCTTATGAGGGGAATGCAAGAGTGCGAATTCAAGAAATATCTCAGCCGAAAGTCATACACCAATCTGGGTGACGTCCTGCACAAAGCCAACGAGTACATCAGGGGGGATGAAATGATGAAGATCTCCAATGTGGTAGTGGCAACCGGCGGAAATGTCGGGTACAATCCAGGCTATAACCCACAGACGGGAAAAGGAGGAAACAATTTTCATCAGAGCAATAATCAGCAAGAGGCAGGGcagagaaaccagaataacagaAATGCCAATCCACAAGGGCAGAGAGGCCGGCAAGACAGAAGGGAGTCCAGAGGACTCTTTGATAACTACACTCCGCTGAATACACCGCGGACGgcaatttataacataaacaaCAAGATGGATGGCTGGAGAAGGCCGCCACCAATGCAGAGTAGGGAAAGGAATGTCAAGAAATTCTGTGACTTCCATAATGAGcactgacaggctaaagtcgtatcacctaatcaaaaataacctaacgttcaccaactaaaaatgtagcaagggaagcagggatcgtatccacagggaaacaatgttctttccacTATTagttaactaatctagactactggtaacaaagaattggattggtttgtatattaagctaaggcaaataatcaaactggaatataacaatattaaggtaatctagggcagcggttcaccataaatgcagaccgggattggacaacggacaataacaattaattaacaatcataactaggaaaacatgcatctctcgaatcttatgaattccttaggatataacaactagcgggctctcgctacgtactagaaataattcctatctaatagccacagaccaaaaacatcagatttatacctctcggcgcataatctaaggttaatcaaactcaaatcaaaatagtccggccgaacagaattgacgagcaataataataagctatagaaattataatcaatcaatcaaataatcaagtccacatataatcccaatcatgcattcatggatctcctaaaccctagaaattaaactactcactcatgataactaataacaaagcgattaacataatggaaaacatgatcaaagcaatagaataaattaaggtaggaaataataccgaattgaagaacaaataaaataataaagtttggatctttacttgaaattaaaaactaagtatttgaataattggagagaaaactagaaataaactaagtattgaaaactagaataaaagatgtcactaaaaatataaggggctagtatttatagttttcccaaaatagagcccaaaatcggaaataaaatctcgcgaaatacgctggaggttggcgtggcccgatcgggcgacgcttcgcccgatcgggcgatgtgctcgatagtcggcccgatcgggcgaaattccgcccgatcgggcggttgcaaaatgcccagaacagcgcccagaatgatcgcccgatccggatcgggcgaagcccgcccgatcgggcgcgtgttgaaactgcacgatcctctatcttaaaaacaccatatctccttcgctataagtcggaattaggcgagtgaccactcgttggaaagctcttgaagtctagaatccaacccaatttgaatcgctgcatttggagttgtataactcgagttatgatcaaaagagtggacgacattcagttttctacttctttcactattcgctttgcatgaaaattcttccaactcaatgtttgcgctctcgaaagtatataatctcttgtattgattcaaatgagtaggaaatgcacaaaaatatgctaattcctacaatgatgaacctgaaactacaaacacactacaaggagcacattagtactaaaatcgctccgaagagctcatttgagatcaaaaagtactaagggacgggggtaaaaactctatataaaacgcatatatcaaactcccccaagctagatctttgcttgcccctaagcaaagaaatcatcgatgaatacataaatcaacttcaccccaaacacatcttaaaacaatggatacgattcaaggcaaaatccaacaagcatgcatcaatgtcaaccaatcaaattcattcagcCGCCAATCCACctcaacaatcgtcacgcaaagcgaaccacaagtgtacaatggaattcaagactagtgctcacacactcgtcactcattcatgtggcggataaaaattgtacccgttcgctcccctcccaacatatatgtatacaatgccctcccaaactcacaacactcgtgtgtctagaaaaacatgcactcaacctagtagtcgactcggaatgtgtcatgtcataacttgcattgataaacaactactttcacattaatatgactctatgcacaaaggtcggaaggtcttcaaagcttgtaatgataggcttaggtagaggtgcggtaaatttgggtataatgtgagctttaaagccttggctttggggagcataaatcctaaaaacaaccgtgatcaatcaacataatgaccataatctcccactcaacacatgacaaaacaacaaatagccaacaccatactttcttgcattttttttttcacaattgtaaccaatcactcataaggatatgaatttgcagaacttgattgaaacaacactttgaactttttatgagagtaatagatttttctctttcttttccttttcaatctctctttttttctttctttttagaaaccttcacatttgttttgttctttcatctcttttcattttcaactcattttcaacaacaaacatgataagacgaactcctttttcaatacctactttgtgctcaaaatgtagcacattacaactccctcacctcactactattagctcccccaagctaggcttgggactagtaaccaatggggtttttcatgggcttgtaatatggctagtcaccgaataaaagggcacaagcaacaacatgggtagaaaaggaggggacaaatgtatctaatttcatctgaaggctacctaaatagaaaaatgccttcgtcctccacaatgtgcatgtatatgagtcataaaacactactaatagttgcaaatcaatactcaaaatcaatgacacaccaggaagctatcacacatcctaaccaaatcaactagtcaagcaccaagtccacaaatagttagtcggagttgactcatgttaaggcatcaaagcaatcgaatatcaaatcatggctaacacatctacattgcccatcatcaaataccaagaatcaaaacaattttcgttcaaggggcacagggaagcatgatattgtattcatcggaacgtatttttgtatttttttttttttcaaagcaataaactactctagaaaacattaaacacaccaaaataaacacacaaaaataagtaaatgcaaaaataaaaggaaaaacatacctaatatgtacaagtgagtgaaacaccccccaagctaaatcagacaatgtcctcattggctcaaggggtatcacgaggaaagtgagcaaaccgtggcttatttgtcgctgattcgcaaatcgcccgatcgggcagcagatcgcccgatcgggcagcatttcgcccgatcgggcagcagatcgcccgatcgggcgaatttcgaacctttccgttgaatctgtgcgcgcccgatcgggcgcacctcgcccgatccggatcgggcgaaatgcaatgccttttttttattgacttttctcagcccagaatccttccttgaccttcctacgacgtcatcatcaaccgcccgatcgggcggaatttcgcccgatcgggcatttcactcgccttttgtgtggatcgggcaaccgtcgcccgttcgggcgattttccaacattttccttgaatcgacacgcgcccgatcgggcgctcctcgcccgatccggatcgggcaaaACGCAGACTACTCCGTTTGAGCTTGAATTCAactttttcgaacttggagccttagacctgcacaGCATTGAACGTCCAAAccgtaaaataccctcttctcacctctctaacaccaaaaactacaatgaaacacacacttgctcaaaaattatactaaaacacacaaacaaaagcgaaaaatacactacgaaaagcaataaatggatagtgaaatactcatctcctattagattgatgcaatgtccccattacacaatcttaGTTTATGTACAGACAAcgaaaggaaggggatgagagccacgacaactcatcgaatgggggcaccaaagatggtgccatctggtgtcgaatcaattgccttggatgagctatgtggcgcgggaagtgacagaccacgaccccgatcatgaatacggtgcccaccgttcaccgagctttcggcctttcgggtctcagcatcatcaaatcgtgcctcccgcaaagagattggttagtaaataaccaacgaacgagcgcagaagcttgtcatgcgcactcgcacaactttcgtgcaacaagacatgcacgataatcaacaacaacatttgcataaagtccgaatgaactctatgccagtaaggaataggatgcctaaaggaagaagaacaaaaagaaaaaataacaataaaagaagaataagaaaaggaaggaaaagagaaagtaggcatactctccttatggaagttgtttttacggactattgattcttcaacctcaatgatcaatgaaatagctctctctgtgttttggaattcatggtggataggctcttcaccatatagagctctctgcaaagcatccacctcttctttgtaagtattgtaagtacctgcgaaagattcacaaagaggaacatactctattgggtcattgggcttttgattttcatggggaggaggaagatcctcaagtaaaggttttatggggaaagagaaggggagtgagacggtgtaaacggggctaagaataacccttcttggacttggaatatgaggggtaggggttgacacaacaacaagggttttatcaacttcaacttcctcatggacttgctctatgacatatggcttttcagtttcaacaaatccttcatccattgatccaacagtcaAATCATCATCCTCCCACTCATCCTCAGTCTCTGTTATAAGCTCCTCCCACTCttggttgcctatgggttcactcagttgatccccatccccaacacaactcgaatcattattttcaataatttcttgaacttttctaaatctctcaagagtagccttactagctttaataatctcattagtagcctcttgagatctagtacactgaatctcaatctcagagtttaatcttcttatttcctctaagaagctatctctgctttctgattcgggttgaacaggattgagcaagggttcacaataatacacgggagaagcaacagtggaatcatgaggcaaaacattgatatccatgcaagggttagataagtCGTTAGAATAtacatgattatcataaacattagaatgcacctcattataacaagcattcaagggagagggggtagaaacatgtagattatgctcataatttggattagcacatgtaacatgaatcgccatttcacgctcatacaaatcccttgcaaaccacatatagtaatcccacatatcatccaaagacaaggctcgaaaatcaccattaaatctactttctatcacattccttgtatactcatttaaaccaccataagcaaaaccacaagaatcccaaagattaaaattgtggtaaccaataaaatcatttagcctatcgaaatacacccaaaaaggctcatttaagaattgagggaaagaataataatccatttttttcaggggaaaaaaaattttaaaaaattaaaaataaaaaataataaaataaagaaaataaagaaaataaaatatatacatggtctcaaagaacagaaagttctatgagactcaagaaaataatctagatcataaaattagtagcagaaaattaaaccgtttccccggcaacggcgccaaaatttgacaggctaaagtcgtatcacctaatcaaaaataacctaacgttcaccaactaaaaatgtagcaagggaagcagggatcgtatccacagggaaacaatgttctttccacTATTagttaactaatctagactactggtaacaaagaattggattggtttgtatattaagctaaggcaaataatcaaactggaatataacaatattaaggtaatctagggcagcggttcaccataaatgcagaccgggattggacaacggacaataacaattaattaacaatcataactaggaaaacatgcatctctcgaatcttatgaattccttaggatataacaactagcgggctctcgctacgtactagaaataattcctatctaatagccacagaccaaaaacatcagatttatacctctcggcgcataatctaaggttaatcaaactcaaatcaaaatagtccggccgaacagaattgacgagcaataataataagctatagaaattataatcaatcaatcaaataatcaagtccacatataatcccaatcatgcattcatggatctcctaaaccctagaaattaaactactcactcatgataactaataacaaagcgattaacataatggaaaacatgatcaaagcaatagaataaattaaggtaggaaataataccgaattgaagaacaaataaaataataaagtttggatctttacttgaaattaaaaactaagtatttgaat
This sequence is a window from Spinacia oleracea cultivar Varoflay chromosome 1, BTI_SOV_V1, whole genome shotgun sequence. Protein-coding genes within it:
- the LOC110803037 gene encoding inositol 3-kinase, with amino-acid sequence MGLSRRGLVVGNYCHDVLLRDDVVIAESLGGAASFISNIFSLLSIPCDYISIVGSDFSYNHSVFSSPIVSSTSKTTVFHAHFPSAHPTNDGLPVSDRTLKRVIACDPIRPSELPTSNSGKSFDFGMAVGVGGEILPETLEKLVEICDIVFVDVQGLIREFDEIDGTVRLIKLKETNYYPLLSKIGFLKASAEEAEFLDIEEVRKLCCVVVTYGEMGCKVFWKDGEVDISPFSTVQVDPTGAGDSLLGGFVAGLSLGLAVPDAALLGNFFGSLTVSQLGLPKFDSKLLQRVKDEVQNRSLQCAHHRGGDTNALLFSKPPGHEQFYASLNAIRHTFSLPKQECRRDVPDMHNLTTTAVNHSIKHQCSGQKFLHDPVYDEAVEPLEGTQS